In Raphanus sativus cultivar WK10039 chromosome 5, ASM80110v3, whole genome shotgun sequence, the following proteins share a genomic window:
- the LOC108857485 gene encoding uncharacterized protein LOC108857485, translated as MAGMLPGVECARRRRFHGGASPIDLSNTVSVAAATGQVWTRRPSFSLYTTSHECHQAYVSFSDRNVSNKSYGDDNDEKLFGAAKEAKERLDKRLRNPRRRFGLVKLAYGSK; from the exons ATGGCTGGTATGCTTCCTGGAGTTGAGTGCGCGAGGAGGCGGCGCTTCCACGGCGGTGCTTCACCGATTGACTTATCCAACACGGTTTCTGTGGCGGCAGCGACAGGACAGGTATGGACTCGGCGACCATCGTTCTCTCTCTACACTACCAGTCACGAGTGTCACCAAGCCTATGTCTCCTTCTCG gATAGAAATGTTAGCAACAAATCGTACGGTGATGATAACGATGAGAAGCTCTTCGGAGCAGCCAAAGAAGCTAAGGAGAGGCTGGACAAGCGGCTGAGGAACCCGCGAAGaaggttcggtttggttaaacTAGCGTATGGTAGCAAATGA